The genomic window caaaaactaattttaaacATATCACCAATTTTTATAAAGCTAACGAAATAACtcgaaaaatatatttaaattaagaGATTCTGAGTCAACCATAAAAATTAGTTCAATTATATAAGTTGAGGAGAAAAGTTTCCAAAAACTTAAAATCATGATCAACATTAAATATCTAGGCATATGAAAAAGTTGCTAGAAAGCTAAGAAAGCACACTAAGACCATAAGTGGGAAATGACAAAGCCCAATTACACCTTCGGtcacaaaaatgaaaaatgaaaaatcaaaattcCCAACCCGCACTACCAGCATTTGTCCTCTACTCTTTAGCCATGACCAAATAAAAGGGTATTAGTGTAAAGAAGAAATTCTGTGAACGAGGCAGTTTGATATTTGACATGCTGCAATAGTTTATCATATAGCTCAAATTAACATGGTTCATAAAAACAAAACAATCAAGCAGAAGAAGAAGACCCAAGCAGGAGACATTTAGCATAATGTTCACAAAATGAACACTTAAGCTAGTTATATATCTTTCAAGTGCTAGATATATAGATAGAGTCCTACATAACTCACTCACACTAGCTACCATATGACCAAAATATTAATGTGCATGCACCGTGATGATGGTCATAGCAAGTCATGGCCATAAAGTTTATTTTTGTACATGAAAGCCTTATGTCTCAGGTTTGTGACTATCATTTGTAAAGCTCCAGTTATGAGTAACAATTATTGTGATACAATGATACTGGAATCATGAACTATGTAGAAACCAATTGAGAATGTAGAAGACTACACATAATTTTTTGAGGAACCACACCAAAGGGTCCACATCTTAGCAATTTTACTTCTTGATTGGTTCTGATTTTTAGAGGAACCACACCGAAGGGTGAAGGGTCTAAGCTTCCTTCAATTTTCTAATAATCAACcacaaaaatataataacaagAACAATTAAATTAACAGAATAATAACAAAGTAAGGATCAGTAAAAACAACTAGGGAGAACAATGAGTAATAAGTCAATAGCAACATAGCAAAGGGGTTAATAACATCTAACACAACAGCAATTAAGTGATTAACAAGTTAACAAATTGCAAAAAAAAACACAGTAACCATGGCAATTGGCAAGAACACAGCAACCAGCAAGAACAACTAGGCAATAGCAAAAAATTTAGTAAACCAGAACAACAACAATttcactaacttttttttttatttgatacaTCAACACTCACCATTCACCAAAACCTAAGAACCGAAAGTGAGGGTGGGAAGACCCCAGAGCAGTTCAACATACAACATACACACAAACACAGCCAAAATCAGAGGACCAAACACAACAAAGACATCATCTCTAACACCCCCACCCTTATGCTATCAAATCTAAGCAACACAACACAACATCAGCACAAAATACATACATTTAACAAAACAACAATTCTActacaacaataataacaataatgggGATTGTTAGTCAATGAAGAtgcttcatttttttcttttggtttctTTTCCCTTAAGTCAACACTATATCATTTTTTCTAGTTTcacttctaaaataaatttattgaTGAACATTGGCTAAAATAGAATCTTGAGATCAAATATCAAATTGGGTTATACTTTATTGCAGAATTATGTTCAATCATCACTGTTACTGAcacaatggtaaaataataaactgGCAGAAGTTAAATGGCTTTTCACAACCATGTACCAACCTGCATTATTCTACAATAAAATTGATTCCAGTGATTAATTACACTACAGAAACAGAACATGCACCTTAAAACTGACCTTTGAACGTTACTAGCTGCTAAGTGCTAATGCAAAAAGTGCGATTGTTGATACTGGTAGCCAAAACCAACTGGAAATTAAAAGAACTGCACAAGGGAGGAAGGAAATTGATTATGACAATAAAGTGAAGAGAAGTCAATCACCTAAAAATCAGAAGACTAGCAAGAATGGAGGATATCCTGGTAACCACCAAGAAGACTAGCAAGCAGACAAGTGACCACACGAGAAGTCAATCACCTAAAAATCAGAACCAATCGTGAATCAGAAGCTAAAACACCAAAATTGGAacccaaaaccccccaaatttcaCATAACCAATTGAAAATCGAAACATACCTTCTCTGACTCGATTAGCCATTGTAgttcatcatcaccatcatagCCATACATATCTTCAACAATGAAAAGAGGGAGCAAGTGAGAACAAGTGAGAAAGAGAGGATAGAGAGTGAGACAAAGAATGATGACCTGGTGAGCGCACAAGACCATGGTGAGCGGCAACGATGAGAGTAGACgaaggtgaggaagaagatgaaATGGGGTGAAAACGAAAGAGAACAAGGAAGAAGTGGCGTGAGAATGAAGGAGAACAAAGGCAGTTTGGCGTGAAAACAAAAAATTCATTAAGGTGAAACTTTTTGTTCTTGGCATGTATAATGAAGTTCATTGAACTAACTGGTTTAAATAGACATGTCCTTTGACTGAATTCAATTGCATTGTTTTGGTTGCATAATGGCAAGATTACCAGTAATCACTGCAGGAGCAAGACCCGTCCTTGAAATGATGAAACCTAGTGGTATCCCTAACAATGATTTCTCTTCCTTCTATAGCTGATATGTACTTTATTGCAGTGTGGCAATCTCCACAAACTCTCAAGTTCTTGAATACCCTGATTGGAACACCTAATGGTACCTTTAGAAGTCCAAATGCAATTGCCAATTTCTCACTGTGCCATAGAAGAAGCTGTTCTTTCAGCTCCTCTTCCACATCATGCAATGCAAACTCAAGATCCGGAATATAGCCAGCCATCTTCATTTTTTTCTCCAATTCATTTAGTTTTTTATGTATAGAAACCAATTCTGGGTGCAATCGGTCGCTTGACCGAAACTCATGCACCACACTCTTTATCTCAATCCAACTATATCCAGGTGCCTTCACTACATTATTGTCTTTCATCGATCTCCGAATCCTAGCAACATGCTCCCATCTATTTTGTGCTGCATAAATATTGGCCAATTGAACATATCCAGTTGCACTACTAGGATCAAGTGCAAGCAGATTCTTGGCAGCAAACTCAGCCAGATCTAGGTTCTTATGGATCCTACAGGCTCCCAAAAGCGTTCCAAAGATGGCAGGATGTGGCTTAAACGGCATACTTTTTATCAAGTCTGTTGCCTCAGATAACCTTCCACGTCGACCGAGAAGGTCAACCATGCAAGCATAGTGTTCTGGCCTAGCTTCAATTCCATAATCCCTTATCATAGCATCAAAATATTGGACCCCAAGATCTACAAATCCTGCATGGTTACAAGCTAAAAATACTGCTACAAAAGTAATCCAATCTGGCTTCATGCCATCATTTTTCATTGCATCAAATAACTCCAGAGCTTTTTCACCAGCTCCATGTTGTGCATAACCAGAAATCATTGCGTTCCATGATACAAGGTCTTTCCGTTGGATCTGCACAAACAATTTCGACGCGTCCTTCAGCTCCCCGCATTTGGAATACATGCTAACCAATGAAGTTCCAGCTGTGGTGTCACTACTCAATGGAGATTTACAAACTAACTGATGAACTTGTCTACCAAGTTGCAATGCTGATAGGTTACTACAACCCAACAACACACTGGTCAAGCTCACAGCATTAGGCTTGGCCCCAGTCTCTAACATTGTCTTGAAAAGCTTCAACCCATCTTCTGCCCTGCTATTATCAACATATCCAGCTATCATAGCATTCCATGTCACCAAAGTCTTCTGAGACATTTCTTGGAACAATTTCTCAGCAGACTCAACCCTGCCAAATTTCATGTACCCAGTGATCATGGCAGTCCAGGTAATCACACTCTTCACAGTTGCAGCATAAAAGCACTCCACTGCAGAATCCAAGTCTCCACAAGCCACATACCCCGACACCATCGCACTCCATGAGACCGTATTTTTCTCTGGCATTGCCAAGAACATCATGCGCGCCTCGCCCATCAATCCAATCTGAGCATAACCTGAGATCATTGTGT from Arachis ipaensis cultivar K30076 chromosome B09, Araip1.1, whole genome shotgun sequence includes these protein-coding regions:
- the LOC107617810 gene encoding pentatricopeptide repeat-containing protein At4g16835, mitochondrial gives rise to the protein MYYSGLVRNFVLTLSKCHVSSSSGLGCGSAMSVTPLPSRFNQSMFNNVVASNKLIANFLRLGDMDSALQVFNNMTVKSTVTWNSILAGYAKNLGNFEVVRQVFDKIPEPNSVSYNIMLACYLNNFGIHRARAYFDVMPVKDTASWNTMISGYAQIGLMGEARMMFLAMPEKNTVSWSAMVSGYVACGDLDSAVECFYAATVKSVITWTAMITGYMKFGRVESAEKLFQEMSQKTLVTWNAMIAGYVDNSRAEDGLKLFKTMLETGAKPNAVSLTSVLLGCSNLSALQLGRQVHQLVCKSPLSSDTTAGTSLVSMYSKCGELKDASKLFVQIQRKDLVSWNAMISGYAQHGAGEKALELFDAMKNDGMKPDWITFVAVFLACNHAGFVDLGVQYFDAMIRDYGIEARPEHYACMVDLLGRRGRLSEATDLIKSMPFKPHPAIFGTLLGACRIHKNLDLAEFAAKNLLALDPSSATGYVQLANIYAAQNRWEHVARIRRSMKDNNVVKAPGYSWIEIKSVVHEFRSSDRLHPELVSIHKKLNELEKKMKMAGYIPDLEFALHDVEEELKEQLLLWHSEKLAIAFGLLKVPLGVPIRVFKNLRVCGDCHTAIKYISAIEGREIIVRDTTRFHHFKDGSCSCSDYW